One window from the genome of Mucilaginibacter ginsenosidivorans encodes:
- a CDS encoding nuclear transport factor 2 family protein has protein sequence MKIFKHAPLLALLITMAVSSSALAQSQDAYTYKISDQKLYNAIVHMDSVYFNAYNTCDMATQAAIYSDSIEFYHDKGGLMTSKKDLLKALKDNICGKVTRVLVPGSIEVYPIGTWGAVEIGLHRFINHVESETPSKPDKFIVIWRFRDNKWQITRVVSLH, from the coding sequence ATGAAAATATTTAAACATGCACCACTTTTAGCTTTGCTCATCACTATGGCCGTGTCGTCGTCGGCATTGGCCCAAAGCCAGGATGCCTATACTTATAAAATAAGCGACCAAAAACTTTACAACGCCATTGTGCACATGGACAGTGTTTATTTTAACGCCTACAATACCTGTGATATGGCCACACAGGCAGCGATCTATTCGGATAGCATTGAGTTTTACCACGATAAAGGCGGCCTGATGACCTCGAAAAAAGACCTTCTAAAGGCCCTTAAAGACAATATCTGCGGTAAAGTAACGCGGGTGCTGGTTCCGGGCAGTATCGAGGTGTACCCCATAGGCACCTGGGGCGCGGTAGAGATCGGTCTGCACCGGTTCATCAATCACGTGGAAAGCGAGACGCCATCCAAGCCCGACAAATTTATCGTTATCTGGCGGTTCAGGGATAATAAATGGCAGATAACGCGAGTTGTTAGCTTACATTAG